In Miscanthus floridulus cultivar M001 chromosome 5, ASM1932011v1, whole genome shotgun sequence, one genomic interval encodes:
- the LOC136449832 gene encoding E3 ubiquitin-protein ligase SIRP1-like: MAEQAGAGRYWCHMCAAVVSPAEGEAEMKCPHCHSGFLEEMETARGAAAAAVATDDGDGDGDGDGTVAQVYPGGADRPSSIWAHAILSTVDSSVRRRRNRRQQEAAGDVYDWNDPEFSLRRRRVTAFLWLLHELRDRQLQRLEAAAGVALEGDQLTPFGRSLFIGAAGGGGSEHGLALGDYFLGPSLDALVQQLAENDAGRQGTPPAKKESVEAMPTVEIASGNDDDTASCPVCLEDYAPGERAREMPCRHRFHANCIVPWLEMHSSCPVCRFQLPATDDKSSCNSGDGGFVSVDADREGNDNGGGDGTGRATSPPPGNAEPAEAEESGRRLPPSLQWLNSLFSPSAQSSGSGSSSSHHWEN, encoded by the coding sequence ATGGCGGAGCAGGCGGGCGCCGGGAGGTACTGGTGCCACATGTGCGCCGCGGTGGTGAGCCCCGCGGAGGGAGAGGCGGAGATGAAGTGCCCGCACTGCCACAGCGGCTTCCTCGAGGAGATGGAGACCGCTCgcggcgcggccgcggccgcggtcgCGACCGACGACGGTGATGGTGACGGTGACGGTGACGGCACGGTGGCTCAAGTGTACCCCGGCGGCGCCGACCGCCCGAGCTCCATCTGGGCGCACGCTATCCTCAGCACGGTCGACAGctccgtccgccgccgccgcaaccgGCGGCAGCAGGAGGCCGCCGGCGACGTCTACGACTGGAACGACCCCGAGTTCTCGCTGCGCCGGCGGCGCGTCACCGCGTTCCTGTGGCTCCTGCACGAGCTCCGGGACCGCCAGCTGCAGCGACTGGAGGCTGCTGCCGGCGTCGCCCTCGAAGGCGACCAGCTGACCCCTTTCGGCCGGAGCCTCTTCATCGGCGcagctggcggcggcggcagcgagcATGGCTTGGCGCTGGGCGACTACTTCCTCGGCCCCAGCCTCGACGCACTGGTGCAGCAGCTCGCCGAGAACGACGCGGGGCGGCAGGGAACGCCGCCGGCCAAGAAGGAGTCCGTGGAGGCAATGCCGACCGTGGAGATCGCCAGTGGCAACGATGATGACACGGCCAGCTGCCCTGTCTGCCTGGAGGACTACGCGCCCGGCGAGCGCGCCCGCGAGATGCCCTGCAGGCACAGGTTCCACGCCAATTGCATCGTGCCGTGGCTCGAGATGCACAGCTCCTGCCCTGTCTGCCGGTTCCAGCTGCCGGCCACCGACGACAAGAGCTCATGCAACAGCGGCGACGGTGGCTTTGTCAGTGTCGATGCGGATCGTGAAGGCAATGACAACGGCGGTGGTGATGGTACTGGTAGGGCAACCTCTCCTCCTCCAGGCAATGCCGAGCCAGCTGAAGCCGAAGAGAGCGGCAGACGGTTGCCACCATCCTTACAGTGGCTCAACAGCCTGTTCTCGCCATCGGCGCAGTCCTCCGGTAGCGGCAGCAGCAGTTCGCATCATTGGGAGAATTGA